The sequence below is a genomic window from Acetobacter vaccinii.
AATCCGTGACCATGGCCGCTGTGACTGCCACAGTGGCGACCGCCATGGGCCGTGGCGGCATGCGGAGCGTGTGGGATCTGGTGCGCCGTAAAAAGTACTGAATCTGTCCAGTCTGGTCTGGGCCATAGGTTCCATTCCAAATTTGCACTGGCGTGCCGCATTGTTTCTGTAAAAAGTAGGGCGTGATTTCGCGGGTGCACATAATTGTATGTGCACCCGCAGGCTTGGGCAGTGAATGGAACCTCAACTTCATACGGTCATGGCAAGTGATATCCGGCGCTCCTTTGGGTACCGGCTTGCCAGACTTGCATCCATGTGGCGGCGCGAGATCGACTGTGATCTGCGTGAATTTGGCCTGACCGATGCAACGTGGCGCCCTATTTACCACCTTCATTTTTCCAGCACCCCCATGCGCCAGACCGATCTGGCCCGCTCCCTGTCGCTGGAGGCTCCCTCCCTCGTCCGTCTGCTTGATGTGCTGGAAAAGCGCGGCTACGTCCGCCGCGACGCGGATGATGAGGACAGGCGCTCCAAACTGGTGAGCATTACGGCAGAAGGCCGCAAGGTGGCCGCGCTGGTCACCCGGGTGGCCGATTCTGTGGCCGTGCGCCTGACCGCCGATGTGTCGGAGCAGAACCTGCAGGACTGCCGCGATATTCTCGACTGTATTGAAAATGCAGCCCAGAGCAACCGGGATGAGCCACCAGCACCCTCCAGTGCAGATGGGGCAAGGCCCGCGTCATGCTGACAGAATTCAACCTGTTTGGCGTCTTCATGGCGCCAATTGTTGTCTACGCGCTGGCGGCTTTGCCGATAACCATGTGTGTTCGGTTCGTGCTGTGGTGGAGCGGCCTGCTGGGCTGGTTCTGGCATATCGCGCTGTTCGAAGTTTCGCTTTACGTCTGCATCCTGTGCCTGCTGATCCTCTACGTCTGACCCTGTAAGGCTTTTGAGTCGCCGCAATGCCCTTTCTGCGCACCCTGATCCGAGTTGTCCTGACCCTGGTGGTCGTATCCCTGGCCATTGTCCTGGGGATTACCCTGTGGAACGTCTACATGATCTCGCCCTGGACGCGCGATGGTCGTGTGCGCGTCTATGTGGTGGATATGGCGCCCGAAGTTTCTGGCACGGTGGTGCAGATTCCGGTGGTCGATAACCAGTATGTCCACAAGGGCGACCCGCTGTTTGTGCTCGACCCCGTGCGCTTCCGCCTGGCTATCCGCGAGGCGCAGGCCCGTCTGGACGGCGCGCTGGAGGATCTGAAGCTCAAGCGCAACGACGCCAAGCGCCGTATGGGCCTGGGTGGCATTGTGTCGGCGGAAGAGCAGGAAGTCTTTAACTCCAGCGTGGCCACACAGATTGCAGCAGTTGATGCCGCACGTGCAGCTCTGGATGTGGCCAAGCTGAACCTTCAGCGGTCCATTCTGTATTCTCCGGTCAACGGCTATGTCACCAACCTCAATCTGCGTGTGGGCGATTTTGCTTCCACCGGGCAGGCGCGTATGGCCGTGATCGACGCGGACTCCTTCTGGGTTTACGGGTATTTTGAAGAAACCAAGATGTGGGGCGTGCATGTGGGTGATGAGGCCCGGGTGAAGCTGATGGGCTACAAACCCATTTTGATGGGCCATGTGGCCAGCATTGCCCGCGGTATTAACGACACCAACGGTGCCCCCGACAAGCTGGGCCTGCAGGATGTGAACCCCATCTTCACATGGGTGCGTCTGGCACAGCGTATTCCCGTGCGTATCCACCTCGACCATGTGCCCGACAGTATCACGCTGGCGGCAGGCATGACCGCGACTGTAAGTGTCGGTCCGGAGCCGCGTGGCCGCAGGGGCAAGCTGACAACATGGTTGCAGGACCATCTGTGATCATGGGCCGAGGGTGAAAGTCATGAAGGGTCATTCTCGCCTGGGGGCATGTCTGGCAGCATCGCTGATGCTGTCGGCCTGCACAGTGGGGCCAAATTACCAGCCAGACCGGATGAAGCTGCCAGCCTCCTTCAAGGAAGCGGCAGAGGAACACCCGGCCACGCCGGAAGAGATCGAACGCACCAATAAGGAAATGACAGAGTGGTGGGCTCTTTTTAAAGACCCCATTCTGACCCATCTGGTGCAGGATGCCATTAAAGGCAACTACGACCTCCAGATTGCAGGCCAGCACATTCTGGCCGAACGCGCCATGCGTGACCGCTCGGCATCGCAGTGGTACCCGCAGATGGATGCCAACATGGGGGGCGGGGATGTCCGCTACTCCATCAATATCGACAACTGGCCTATCCGCCCCGGCAACCCGTCCAACAGGCCCGGTGCCTCCATGCTGACCTATGGTGCGACAGCATCGTGGGAGCTGGATATGTTCGGCCGTATCCGGCGTGATGTGGAAGCCCATGAGCGCGAGGTGGAAGCCACGATCGAGGCCCGTCGCGCTGTTCTGATGGGTCTGCTGTCCGAACTGGCATCGGACTACATGCTGCTGCGCGTGACGCAGTTGCAGATCGGCATTGCGACCGACAACATCCGTGTTGCCAAGGACGCGCTGGACCTGAGCAGCCGCCTGTACCGTGAAGGGGTGGGCAATACCCTCCAGATCGCGCAGGCTCAGGCCGAGCTTGACGCCCAGATTGCCGAGCGTGAGCCCCTGCGCACGCGGGTATCGCAGTTGACGCACGCTATTGCCGTGCTGCTGGGCAAAATGCCGGGGGAACTGGAGGAACAGCTTAAGCAGCCGCGTCCTCTGCCTGTGGTGCCGGAGTTCCCGGCGGCCATGCCCTCCATTGTTATTGCCAACCGCCCTGATATTCGTATGGCCGAACGCAAATATGCGATGGCCACGGCGCAGATCGGGGTTTCGGTTGCTAATCTGTACCCGCATTTTGTGGTGCCGCTGACTTTTAACCCCAACGCTTCGGCCATGTATCAGGTCTTTCAGGTCAATGGCATGAGCTGGCAGTTCCTGCTGATGGCCAGCATGCCGCTGATGCACGGCGGCAAGATGACGGCAGAAATCCGGGCTGCACAGGCGACGGCCGAGGCTGCCCGCCTGACCTACCGCCAGACCGTTCTGACCGCCTTTAAAGAGGTGGAAGACGCCATGGCTGCTTGGCATGATGACATTGAATATGCCGAGCAACTGCATAAGGCGGCAGAAGATAGTGCCACCGCCAGTGACCGTGCACGCAAGCTGTATGGGGCTGGTCTGGTTGGCTTTCTGGAAGTGCTGACAACCGAGCGCACAACACTCAAGGCCCAGAATATGGAAGCCCTGGCCCGTCTGGAACGGCTGAAGGACGCTGTGAACCTGTACACAGCCCTTGGCGCGGGTTGGAAAGGCGTTGCCCTGACCAATTCGACCCTGCCAGTCTCGCTGGAGACGCAGAACGTGCTGGCGCGGGCGTTCAAGCAGTAAGCTGCATTGTCTGCCCCATCTGCCCATGGTGCTTTGCCGGGCAGGTGGGAGCAGAGAAAAATTATTGTGCTAACTGGCGGAAGGCAGGTCTGCTGTCCTGATCCTGAAAAAACGCCAGCATGGCGGTGCGGGCTTTTGCCGCATCACGCCCCAGGTTGATCAGGCCACCAATCTGGCCTGGAGCCCGTAACAGCGACAGCAGAAGTGCCCCGATTTTCAATCCGCCATCGGGGGAGAGCACACACCCTGCCACGGGCGGCAGTGTACGGTCTGCCGGGTCGCAGACAACCCGCAGCACGGCAAACGGCAACCCGGCTTCTTCTGCCGCGCGGGCCAGAAAAGCGCTTTCCATGTCCAGCGCCTTGCAGCCAGAGGCCGCAAACAGCTCTGCCTTATGGGCGGCGTCCAGCACGACATCATCACTATGCAGCAGCGGACCACTGATGGTCCCGGCCTGATTGCCACCCAGAATGTGGCGCAGCGTGGGGTCGCACGCCCAGACATTGCCCCACCCCTGTACCTTGTCAGGGATCAGGATTGTCCCTGCGGGCAGGGACGGGTCCAGCCCGGCAGCCAGCCCGAAGGACATCAGGCAGTTGGCACCACAGGCAGCCAGCCTGTCGGCCTCACGCCGCGCGCCATCGCGCGTGGCGCCACTTGCAGCAATGGCAGCGCGGGGGAATATCCGCCGCACCAGACGGGCCTCGGCCTTCAGCCCGACAAGAATGCCGGGGCTGGAAAGGGGATACTGTACTGCCGCAAGTGCCATGGTATCAGAACCCGAAGCCAACACGCCGTGTGTTGCTGCTTTCAAGGTTACGATAGCGCGCCATGGCCATAAGCGGGAAGAACTGCTTGTAGCCGTGGTAGCGCAGGTAGAACACCTTGGGGAAGCCAACCGCGTTGTAGGGGTCTTCGTGCCATGCGCCGGTTTCATCCTGCTGGTCGGCCAGCCAGGACATGGCGCGTGATACGGCAGGGTCGTCGCGGCGGCCAGCAGCCATCAGGCCCAGCGCTGCCCATGCGGTCTGGGAGGGCAGGCTCTCCCCATAGGTGCCGCGCGGCCCGTTTTCGTAGGATTCACAGCCTTCGCCCCAGCCACCATCGGGGCGCTGCATGGCGCGCAGCCATTCCACGGCCCGCACCACTGCGGCATCATCATGCGAAATGCCAGCCGCGTTGAAGGCGCACAGGACAGACCATGTGCCATACACATAGTTGGTGCCCCAGCGGCCAAACCAGGAGCCATCGGCTTCCTGCTCCTTACGCAGGTAGTCGAGCCCTTTCTGGATCACAGCGGCATCTTCCGGGTTGCCAAGCTGGGCCAGGAAGGAAATGCAGCGCGCTGTCACATCGGCTGTGGGGGGGTCAAGCAACGCCCCATGGTCTGCAAAGGGGATGTGGTTGAGCAGGTCTTTGTTGTTGTCGATATCAAATGCACCCCAGCCACCATCGGTGCTCTGCATGCCAATAATCCACTGGCGGGCGCGTTCAATGGCTTCTGCACTGGCCGGGTCGCCCTCACGGTGCAGCAGCATGCCCACAACTGCGGTGTCATCCACATCGGGGTAATAGTCGTTGCCGTACTGGAAAGCCCAGCCACCCGGAGCCAGGTTGGGGTTGTTGATGGCCCAGTCCCCTTTGACATCAAGGATCTGCTTGCTGCGCAGCCAGGCGCAGGCTTTCTTCATATCCTCAAGTGTCTCGGCGGGGGCAACGCCATTGGGGCCAGATGCGGCCTCGATCATGGCATGGCCGGACAGCCCGGTGTCCCATATGGGGGAGACACAGGGCTGGCAGTAGGCTTCGTCGTCTTTTTCAACAACAAGGTTCTGCACCGCTTCCCACGCCGTGGCGGCGCGGGGGTCGGTGTCGGCCACACCCATTGCCCGATACATCATGACCACATTGGCCATGGCCGGGTAGATCGCGCCCAGACCGTCACGCCCGTTCAGGCGGGGTTCAATAAAGTCGATCGCAGCCTTGATGGCCTTCTGGTGGGTTTTGGAGGGGATAAGCGGCACCAGCGGGCGCAGCGCGACATCCAGCCCCTTGAACACATAACCCCAGGACGAGCGATAAGGCCCACGGATCCAGTCCGTTACCTTTTCGGGCGGGGTGACAAACAGTTCGCGCACATGAATCTGGCGGGGATTGATGGCAACCGGGCGCAGGGCGGCCAGTACCAGCAACGGCGCAATCACCGTGCGCGACCAGTAGGACATGTTCCAGACGGAGAAGAAGGCCGAGCGCGGCAGCAGCATAAGCTCGACTGGCATGACCGGCGTTGCCCGCCATGGCACATCACCAAACAGTGCAAGCTGGAAGCGGGTGAACACGTTGGTGCGTTCTGCCCCGCCGTGGTCCAGAATAGCCTCGCGCGCGCGGCGCATGTGGGGGGCGTTAATGTCGTCCCCAACGGCCTTGAGTGCGAAGTAGGCTTTGACCGAGGCGGAGATGTTGAAGTCCCCGTTATGGTACAGCGGCCAGCCACCGTGCACGTCGCTCTGGATGCGGCGCAGGTAAACAGCCATTTTCTGTTCCAGCGCGTCGTCAATCCGGTCCAGAAAGTGTTCAAGCAGGATGTATTCCGCCGGAATGGTGGCGTCGGCTTCCAGTTCGTACACCCAATGCCCGTCACCCTGCTGTGCGCCAGCCAGGGTCGCGTGAGCATTCCTGACTGCGCGGTCCAGGTCGTCCCGGGAAAGGGGGGTGTCGGAAAGAGCGCTGCCGTCAGCGGGCATGTCGGGAATTCCTTTCTGCTTGACGTGTGTGGGTGCGGGGGCACCCGTGGTCTGCTGTATTCAGGGATCGGTGGGGTTTTTCAGGCCCAGGGCTTCCACAGCCCTAATGCCTGAACGCATGGCCCCTTCAAGGGTAGAGGGCAGGCCCGTTGCGGTCCAGTCTCCTGCCAGGGCAAGGTTGACCAGCGGTGTGGCAGAGCCTGGGCGCATACGGTTTTGGGCCGGGGTGGCGGCAAAGGTTGCGCGTTTTTCCCACACTACGCGCTGGGCCGCGGGGCGTGCGGGCAGGGGCTGGGTCAGGGCCGTATCGCAGGCACGGCGGACATCCTGCCAGATAATGTCTGCCAGATGGTCCGGGTCCTGATTGGCCAGCCGGTTGGCGGCACTGACAGTCACAGACAGTACGGAGCCGCGCAGGAACACCCATTCCGCAACACTGCCGATCACACCGATAAAGCCGCACTGGGCGAAGGAGCCCAAAGGCTGAGGGGCTTCATCCAGCCGGAAGTGCAGGTTGAGGATGCTCTCAAACTCGGTGGGAACAGCCAGCGCGGGCAGATGCGGGCTGAGCAGGCCGTGTGCCACTGGGGCTGTAACCGCCAGAATAATCCGGTCATCGGGGCCTAGGGCAATGTCACCATCAGGGGTTTGCAGGCTTGTGACCCGCCCATGCGCCACGTCCAGCCCGGTAATGCGGCTTTGGGTGCGGACTTCTACCTGCATGTAGCGCAGGTAGGTCAGAGCCGGGTCCACCAGAGATTCGGACAGGCCATCACGCGCAAACCACGGGACACAGGCATCCCCCCCGAGCGACAGGGACTCGCGAACGACCGCGCCCAGAAGCGCGGCACTGCCGCTTTCGCAGTCGGTATTCAGGGCCGAAATGGCAAAGGGCGCCAGCAACCTGCGCGACAGCGCACCGGGCAGCAGGCAGTCCACAACCGTTGCGTTGTCGGGGGCATTCATCAGGCTGTACAGGCTGCGCAGTTCCGCCAGGCGCATGTCCGGGACACGGCGGTGGGGTTGGAACACCCACCACGGCATACGCCCGCGTGACAGGTCCAGCGTCCAGCGTGCATCTTCCGCAAGGTCAACAAAGGGGAACAGCGGGGCACCGGGGCCAGCCAGCGTGTCCAATGCCCCTGTCAGGGTCAGGTAACGAAAGACGGTTTTGTTGGAGGACAGCAGCAGATGGTTGCCGTTGTCGATACGGCAGCCCAGGTGTTTGTCCTCATAGGAGCGGGCGCGCCCGCCGCAGCTTCGGCCCGCTTCATGGACGACAACATGCATGCCAGCGCCAGCCGCGTCGACCGCAGCCGCAAGGCCTGCCATGCCACCACCGATAATGTGCAGAATACCTGCCATTGTGCCCGTTCCGCCGTGTGTCTTAGGGAAGGTAGGAGTGAACGAAGCGTGCAGCCTTGGCAGGCAGCTTGGTCCGGACCCTCTGCCGCAGGACTGCGGGTGCCCAGCCACGTTTGAGCATGGCGTAGAGGATGGATTCGTAACTGGCCCCCATAATGCGCGCGGGCATCATGGCCTTGGGGCGGCAGGACTTCATAAGCGTAAAGGCCGTGCGGAAATGGTCCTGCGCGCGCGTTGCCAGAATGCGGCACACACCCTCCAGACCCGGAGCCGTCAGTGCCCGCACGGGGTCATGGGGCACGGCAAAGCGGTCCAGCAGGTCGGATGGCAGGTAGAGCCGCCCGCGTGTTGCGTCCTCTGGGATATCACGCAGGATGTTGGTCAATTGTAATGCCCGGCCCAGATGGTAGGCAACCTTGTCGCCCAGGTCCGAACATTCTCCAAAAATACGCACGGACAGGCGGCCGACGGCCGAGGCCACGCGGTCACAATAGGTGTCGAGCGTCTTTTCATCAGGCGCGACAATGGCTGTCTGGGTGTCCATCAGCATGCCGTCGATGACGGCGGCAAAGTCTTCCTGCCGGAGTGCGAAAAAGTGGATGGCAGCCAGCAGCACGCGTTCCAGCGGTTCCTTCGGGGCAACCTGCGGGCCTTCATACAGAGCGGCAATCCGGGCGTGCCAGTCCTGCAGGGCGCGTGTGCGTTCTTCCAGCGGGTCGTGGCCGTCGGCAATGTCGTCCACCACGCGGCAGAAGGCATAAATGGCATACATGCCGTAGCGGCGCATGGGCGGCAGAATACGCATGCCGGAGGCAAAGGAGGTCCCGGCCTGGCGGACGGTGTTTTCCACCCATGCAAGATCGGCAGGATCGCAGCCGAGGGGTGTCGGCTCGTCATGCGTCTGGATGTGTTGGGCTGTCACGCGCTTTCTACCTGCTCTGTTCGGTCACGACCATTGAAGCTGGCCTCTTTTTACAGAAGTTTCTTCATTCGGAAAGGTCAACACCATGCCCGCAGGGCAGCAATGGCTGCATGCATGGCGTCTGTCCGGCGCAGGGCAACGCGGCCAGCCAGCGGGTCTTCCCGGCGCAGGCGCAGGGTCAGCCTGTGTGCCAGGCTGACAATGGCAGCACATTCCATACGGAAGCGGCGGTCGCGAATATGCGGCACAAGGGCGTTGGCCTGCTGGTTAAGCCCATCCACACGGTCAAGCATGGTGTTGAAGACACGGCGCATGGCGGGGGAGGTGCGGCTTGCCCGCAGGTCGTCCTGACCCGTGCCTGCCTGGCGCATCATGTCCGAGGGAATATAGCAGCGCTTGAGGCGCTCAAGGTCCCCTGCGCAGTCCTGCATGTGGTTGAGAATCTGCAAGGATGTGCAGAGCGCGTCCGACGCGGCAAAGGCGTTGTCGGTTTCGCGGTGCAGACCGATCAGGTAGCGCCCGACCGGGTTGGCGGAATACCGGCAGTACTGCAGCAGGTCGTCCCAGCTTTGGTACTGGTGGCCGCGGGAATCGTCACGGAAGGCAATCAGCAGATCGGTGGCGGTTTCAAACGGCACACCTGTCTGCAACAGCGAGGTACGCAGCCGGGCCGCACTCTGGGCATCCGCACGCTCAATGGGCTGGCGTGTGCCATGCAGCACCTGCTCCATGGCGTCCAGCCGGGCGACCTTTTCATCCGGTGTCAGGGTTTCGCTGTCGGCGATGTCATCAATGACACGGGCGTATGCGTAATAGGCGTGAACATGCGGGCGCAACGCCTTGCTGAGCAGCAGGGAGCCTACGGGAAAGTTCTCGTCGGATGCGCCCTTGCCGGAGGAGACATCGGCTGTCCCCCATACGCCTGTATCGTCAGTCATGCCTCAACCCTGCTGTGAATAGTCCTTTCGGGCAGTGCAGTGGTTTACACGAGGCGACCGGCACTGCCTATCCCCCATTGGTCGGGGGCTGGGCCGGGGGGTTATACCGGGTCGGCGCGGCCGTCGTTGGGGATGGCGTCGGTATAGGCCCGGTTTTTCCATACAACTCCACGTCCGCGGTGGTGGTTGACTGCCGAGCCGATGGTGGCCGCCGTGTAGAACAGGGCAATGAAAGGGAGTGCAACAGCCCACAGGGGTGACAGGCCAAACCGCCGGAGCGTGGGTACAAACGACCCCATGGAGGCCAGCCATGCCATGGCCCCGACCCAGCGGGCCGGACCATGGGCCAGCAGTGCCAGTGCCATGGGGGCAATCCAGACCACGCCCATGCACAGTACGGTCAGCACCAGCAGGATGGGGGAAAAGCGCAGTTGCACATAGGCCGTGCGCGCAATCATGCGCCAGATGTCAGCCGGGCCGGGGTAGGGGCGGATGGAGCGTGCCAGACAGGAATGGCCCAGATACAGCCGCCCCCCAGCCTGTTTGACACAGCTTGCCAGTGTGCAGTCGTCAATCAACGCGCCCTTGAGGGCCGCAATCCCACCAATATGGCGCAGCATGTCGCGGCGCAGCAGGATTGTCCCCCCGGCCGCCCCAGCGGTGCGCCTGCGGGGGTTGTTGACGCGGGCAAAGGGGTAAAGCAGGGCAAAAAAGAACACAAACGCGGGCACAAGGGCGCGCTCGGCCAGGCTTTCGCACTGTAGCTCGACCATTTCCGACACCAGATGGACCTGGTCCACAAGCGCTTTGGCCACCAGGGTCGAAACATGGGCTGGAGCATGGATGATGTCGGCATCCGTCAGCAGGATAAAGCCGTTGTTGTCGGGGGTCAGCCGCTCGGCATGGGCCACACCTTGCGACACGGCCCAGAGCTTGCCGCTCCACCCTGCTTCCGGGGGGACACCGTCCAGCACGGTCAGGCGGTCATGCGGGTCGGGCAAGGCACGTGCCAAAGTTTCCGTGCCGTCCGTGCTGCGGTCATTGACCATAATAATACGCAGTGTGCCCGGA
It includes:
- a CDS encoding MarR family winged helix-turn-helix transcriptional regulator, giving the protein MEPQLHTVMASDIRRSFGYRLARLASMWRREIDCDLREFGLTDATWRPIYHLHFSSTPMRQTDLARSLSLEAPSLVRLLDVLEKRGYVRRDADDEDRRSKLVSITAEGRKVAALVTRVADSVAVRLTADVSEQNLQDCRDILDCIENAAQSNRDEPPAPSSADGARPASC
- a CDS encoding DUF1656 domain-containing protein, coding for MLTEFNLFGVFMAPIVVYALAALPITMCVRFVLWWSGLLGWFWHIALFEVSLYVCILCLLILYV
- a CDS encoding biotin/lipoyl-binding protein; the protein is MPFLRTLIRVVLTLVVVSLAIVLGITLWNVYMISPWTRDGRVRVYVVDMAPEVSGTVVQIPVVDNQYVHKGDPLFVLDPVRFRLAIREAQARLDGALEDLKLKRNDAKRRMGLGGIVSAEEQEVFNSSVATQIAAVDAARAALDVAKLNLQRSILYSPVNGYVTNLNLRVGDFASTGQARMAVIDADSFWVYGYFEETKMWGVHVGDEARVKLMGYKPILMGHVASIARGINDTNGAPDKLGLQDVNPIFTWVRLAQRIPVRIHLDHVPDSITLAAGMTATVSVGPEPRGRRGKLTTWLQDHL
- a CDS encoding efflux transporter outer membrane subunit translates to MKGHSRLGACLAASLMLSACTVGPNYQPDRMKLPASFKEAAEEHPATPEEIERTNKEMTEWWALFKDPILTHLVQDAIKGNYDLQIAGQHILAERAMRDRSASQWYPQMDANMGGGDVRYSINIDNWPIRPGNPSNRPGASMLTYGATASWELDMFGRIRRDVEAHEREVEATIEARRAVLMGLLSELASDYMLLRVTQLQIGIATDNIRVAKDALDLSSRLYREGVGNTLQIAQAQAELDAQIAEREPLRTRVSQLTHAIAVLLGKMPGELEEQLKQPRPLPVVPEFPAAMPSIVIANRPDIRMAERKYAMATAQIGVSVANLYPHFVVPLTFNPNASAMYQVFQVNGMSWQFLLMASMPLMHGGKMTAEIRAAQATAEAARLTYRQTVLTAFKEVEDAMAAWHDDIEYAEQLHKAAEDSATASDRARKLYGAGLVGFLEVLTTERTTLKAQNMEALARLERLKDAVNLYTALGAGWKGVALTNSTLPVSLETQNVLARAFKQ
- a CDS encoding phosphorylase family protein codes for the protein MALAAVQYPLSSPGILVGLKAEARLVRRIFPRAAIAASGATRDGARREADRLAACGANCLMSFGLAAGLDPSLPAGTILIPDKVQGWGNVWACDPTLRHILGGNQAGTISGPLLHSDDVVLDAAHKAELFAASGCKALDMESAFLARAAEEAGLPFAVLRVVCDPADRTLPPVAGCVLSPDGGLKIGALLLSLLRAPGQIGGLINLGRDAAKARTAMLAFFQDQDSRPAFRQLAQ
- the shc gene encoding squalene--hopene cyclase; the protein is MPADGSALSDTPLSRDDLDRAVRNAHATLAGAQQGDGHWVYELEADATIPAEYILLEHFLDRIDDALEQKMAVYLRRIQSDVHGGWPLYHNGDFNISASVKAYFALKAVGDDINAPHMRRAREAILDHGGAERTNVFTRFQLALFGDVPWRATPVMPVELMLLPRSAFFSVWNMSYWSRTVIAPLLVLAALRPVAINPRQIHVRELFVTPPEKVTDWIRGPYRSSWGYVFKGLDVALRPLVPLIPSKTHQKAIKAAIDFIEPRLNGRDGLGAIYPAMANVVMMYRAMGVADTDPRAATAWEAVQNLVVEKDDEAYCQPCVSPIWDTGLSGHAMIEAASGPNGVAPAETLEDMKKACAWLRSKQILDVKGDWAINNPNLAPGGWAFQYGNDYYPDVDDTAVVGMLLHREGDPASAEAIERARQWIIGMQSTDGGWGAFDIDNNKDLLNHIPFADHGALLDPPTADVTARCISFLAQLGNPEDAAVIQKGLDYLRKEQEADGSWFGRWGTNYVYGTWSVLCAFNAAGISHDDAAVVRAVEWLRAMQRPDGGWGEGCESYENGPRGTYGESLPSQTAWAALGLMAAGRRDDPAVSRAMSWLADQQDETGAWHEDPYNAVGFPKVFYLRYHGYKQFFPLMAMARYRNLESSNTRRVGFGF
- the hpnE gene encoding hydroxysqualene dehydroxylase HpnE, which produces MAGILHIIGGGMAGLAAAVDAAGAGMHVVVHEAGRSCGGRARSYEDKHLGCRIDNGNHLLLSSNKTVFRYLTLTGALDTLAGPGAPLFPFVDLAEDARWTLDLSRGRMPWWVFQPHRRVPDMRLAELRSLYSLMNAPDNATVVDCLLPGALSRRLLAPFAISALNTDCESGSAALLGAVVRESLSLGGDACVPWFARDGLSESLVDPALTYLRYMQVEVRTQSRITGLDVAHGRVTSLQTPDGDIALGPDDRIILAVTAPVAHGLLSPHLPALAVPTEFESILNLHFRLDEAPQPLGSFAQCGFIGVIGSVAEWVFLRGSVLSVTVSAANRLANQDPDHLADIIWQDVRRACDTALTQPLPARPAAQRVVWEKRATFAATPAQNRMRPGSATPLVNLALAGDWTATGLPSTLEGAMRSGIRAVEALGLKNPTDP
- the hpnD gene encoding presqualene diphosphate synthase HpnD — protein: MTAQHIQTHDEPTPLGCDPADLAWVENTVRQAGTSFASGMRILPPMRRYGMYAIYAFCRVVDDIADGHDPLEERTRALQDWHARIAALYEGPQVAPKEPLERVLLAAIHFFALRQEDFAAVIDGMLMDTQTAIVAPDEKTLDTYCDRVASAVGRLSVRIFGECSDLGDKVAYHLGRALQLTNILRDIPEDATRGRLYLPSDLLDRFAVPHDPVRALTAPGLEGVCRILATRAQDHFRTAFTLMKSCRPKAMMPARIMGASYESILYAMLKRGWAPAVLRQRVRTKLPAKAARFVHSYLP
- the hpnC gene encoding squalene synthase HpnC, whose product is MTDDTGVWGTADVSSGKGASDENFPVGSLLLSKALRPHVHAYYAYARVIDDIADSETLTPDEKVARLDAMEQVLHGTRQPIERADAQSAARLRTSLLQTGVPFETATDLLIAFRDDSRGHQYQSWDDLLQYCRYSANPVGRYLIGLHRETDNAFAASDALCTSLQILNHMQDCAGDLERLKRCYIPSDMMRQAGTGQDDLRASRTSPAMRRVFNTMLDRVDGLNQQANALVPHIRDRRFRMECAAIVSLAHRLTLRLRREDPLAGRVALRRTDAMHAAIAALRAWC
- a CDS encoding glycosyltransferase, with product MALLLLSILCALIWAGLIFCHGRFWQAGPVLRPQAWHGSPTPQPDTTAPDVTVVVPARDEAESIEVALSSLLAQDYPGTLRIIMVNDRSTDGTETLARALPDPHDRLTVLDGVPPEAGWSGKLWAVSQGVAHAERLTPDNNGFILLTDADIIHAPAHVSTLVAKALVDQVHLVSEMVELQCESLAERALVPAFVFFFALLYPFARVNNPRRRTAGAAGGTILLRRDMLRHIGGIAALKGALIDDCTLASCVKQAGGRLYLGHSCLARSIRPYPGPADIWRMIARTAYVQLRFSPILLVLTVLCMGVVWIAPMALALLAHGPARWVGAMAWLASMGSFVPTLRRFGLSPLWAVALPFIALFYTAATIGSAVNHHRGRGVVWKNRAYTDAIPNDGRADPV